In one Bradyrhizobium sp. 4 genomic region, the following are encoded:
- the rpoB gene encoding DNA-directed RNA polymerase subunit beta, which yields MAQQTFTGRKRVRKFFGHIKEVAEMPNLIEVQKASYDQFLMVDEPQGGRSDEGLQAVFRSVFPISDFSGTSMLEFVRYEFEPPKYDVDECRQRGMTFAAPLKVTLRLIVFDIDEETGAKSVKDIKEQDVYMGDIPLMTMNGTFIVNGTERVIVSQMHRSPGVFFDHDKGKTHSSGKLLFAARVIPYRGSWLDIEFDAKDIVYARIDRRRKLPVTSLMFALGLDGEAILSTFYKKIQYKRIKEGWRVPFDANRFRGYSTINDLIDADTGKVVLEAGKKLTVRGARQMQEKGLKALRLSDAELVGNYIAEDLVNPKTGEIHAEAGEEITDKSMKALNEQGYKELPLLDIDHVNVGAYIRNTLSADKNMTREDALFDIYRVMRPGEPPTLDSAQAMFQSLFFDAERYDLSAVGRVKMNMRLDLDAPDTQRTLRKEDILSVIKTLVDLRDGKGEIDDIDHLGNRRVRSVGELMENQYRIGLLRMERAIKERMSSVDIDTVMPQDLINAKPAAAAVREFFGSSQLSQFMDQTNPLSEITHKRRLSALGPGGLTRERAGFEVRDVHPTHYGRICPIETPEGPNIGLINSLATFARVNKYGFVETPYRKVKDGRVTDEVVYLSAMEEGRYTVAQANVPLDPKGRFTEDLVVCRHAGEVLPVTPDKVDYMDVSPKQLVSVAAALIPFLENDDANRALMGSNMQRQAVPLVRAEAPFVGTGMEGVVARDSGAAIAARRSGVIDQIDATRVVIRATEDLDPTKSGVDIYRLMKYQRSNQSTCINQRPLVKVGDIVKKGDIIADGPSTDLGELALGRNVLVAFMPWNGYNFEDSILLSERIVKEDVFTSIHIEEFEVMARDTKLGPEEITRDIPNVSEEALKNLDEAGIVYIGAEVRAGDILVGKITPKGESPMTPEEKLLRAIFGEKASDVRDTSLRVPPGVQGTIVEVRVFNRHGVDKDERALAIEREEIERLAKDRDDEQAILDRNVYNRLAELLEGRQGIAGPKGFKKDTKITRAVLEEYPKSQWWLFASPNDKLMAEIEAMRKQYDESKKGLEQRFLDKVEKLQRGDELPPGVMKMVKVFVAVKRKIQPGDKMAGRHGNKGVVSKIVPIEDMPFLEDGTHADIVLNPLGVPSRMNVGQILETHLGWACAGLGKRIGQTVDAYLSKQDIRPLKETLKKVYGEDETIKSLNDNELIELGHNLSRGVPIATPVFDGAKEADIEEMLKLAGLDASGQSTVYDGRTGDAFDRKVTVGYIYMLKLHHLVDDKIHARSIGPYSLVTQQPLGGKAQFGGQRFGEMEVWALEAYGAAYTLQEMLTVKSDDVAGRTKVYEAIVRGDDTFEAGIPESFNVLVKEMRSLGLNVDLHNSKVGPGTAEAAE from the coding sequence ATGGCGCAGCAGACATTCACCGGTCGCAAACGCGTTCGCAAGTTCTTCGGACACATCAAGGAAGTGGCCGAGATGCCGAACCTCATCGAGGTTCAGAAGGCGTCCTATGACCAGTTCCTGATGGTCGACGAGCCCCAGGGCGGTCGGTCGGACGAGGGCTTGCAGGCGGTGTTCCGCTCGGTGTTCCCGATCTCGGACTTCTCGGGCACCTCGATGCTGGAATTCGTCCGCTACGAGTTCGAGCCGCCGAAATACGACGTCGACGAGTGCCGCCAGCGCGGCATGACCTTCGCGGCCCCCCTCAAGGTGACGCTGCGCCTCATCGTGTTCGATATCGACGAGGAAACCGGCGCGAAGTCGGTCAAGGACATCAAGGAGCAGGACGTCTACATGGGCGACATCCCGCTCATGACGATGAACGGCACCTTCATCGTCAACGGTACCGAGCGCGTCATCGTCTCGCAGATGCACCGTTCGCCGGGCGTGTTCTTCGACCACGACAAGGGCAAGACCCATTCGTCGGGCAAGCTGCTGTTCGCCGCCCGCGTGATCCCGTATCGCGGCTCCTGGCTCGACATCGAGTTCGACGCCAAGGACATCGTCTATGCGCGTATCGACCGTCGCCGCAAGCTTCCGGTGACGTCGCTGATGTTCGCGCTCGGCCTCGACGGCGAGGCGATCCTCAGCACCTTCTACAAGAAGATCCAGTACAAGCGGATCAAGGAAGGCTGGCGCGTTCCGTTCGACGCCAATCGTTTCCGCGGCTACTCGACCATCAACGACCTGATCGACGCCGATACCGGCAAGGTCGTGCTCGAAGCCGGCAAGAAGCTCACCGTGCGCGGTGCGCGTCAGATGCAGGAGAAGGGGCTGAAGGCGCTGCGCCTGTCGGATGCGGAGCTCGTCGGCAACTACATCGCCGAGGACCTCGTCAATCCCAAGACCGGCGAGATCCACGCGGAAGCCGGTGAAGAGATCACCGACAAGTCGATGAAGGCTCTCAACGAGCAGGGCTACAAGGAGTTGCCGCTGCTCGACATCGACCACGTCAACGTCGGCGCCTACATCCGCAACACGCTCTCGGCCGACAAGAACATGACGCGCGAGGACGCGCTGTTCGACATCTACCGCGTGATGCGTCCCGGCGAGCCGCCGACGCTGGATTCGGCGCAGGCGATGTTCCAGTCGCTGTTCTTCGACGCCGAGCGCTACGACCTCTCGGCGGTCGGCCGCGTCAAGATGAACATGCGCCTCGACCTCGATGCGCCCGACACCCAGCGCACGCTGCGCAAGGAAGACATCCTCTCCGTCATCAAGACGCTGGTGGATTTGCGCGACGGCAAGGGCGAGATCGACGACATCGACCATCTCGGCAACCGCCGTGTGCGTTCGGTCGGCGAGCTCATGGAGAACCAGTACCGCATCGGCTTGCTCCGCATGGAGCGCGCGATCAAGGAGCGCATGTCTTCGGTCGACATCGACACGGTCATGCCGCAGGACCTGATCAACGCCAAGCCGGCGGCCGCCGCCGTGCGCGAGTTCTTCGGCTCCTCGCAGCTCTCGCAGTTCATGGACCAGACCAACCCGCTGTCGGAGATCACCCACAAGCGCCGTCTCTCGGCGCTTGGACCGGGCGGTCTGACCCGCGAGCGCGCCGGCTTCGAGGTGCGCGACGTGCATCCGACGCATTACGGCCGCATCTGCCCGATCGAGACGCCGGAAGGTCCGAACATCGGCCTGATCAACTCGCTCGCGACCTTCGCGCGCGTGAACAAGTACGGCTTCGTCGAGACCCCTTACCGCAAGGTCAAGGACGGCCGCGTCACCGACGAGGTCGTGTACCTCTCGGCGATGGAAGAGGGCCGCTACACGGTCGCCCAGGCCAACGTGCCGCTCGATCCGAAGGGCCGCTTCACCGAAGATCTCGTGGTCTGCCGTCACGCCGGCGAAGTCTTGCCGGTGACCCCGGACAAGGTCGACTACATGGACGTGTCGCCGAAGCAGCTCGTTTCGGTCGCAGCCGCGCTGATCCCGTTCCTCGAGAACGACGACGCCAACCGCGCGCTGATGGGCTCGAACATGCAGCGCCAGGCGGTGCCGCTGGTTCGCGCCGAAGCGCCGTTCGTCGGCACCGGCATGGAAGGCGTGGTTGCGCGTGACTCGGGTGCTGCGATCGCGGCGCGCCGTTCGGGCGTGATCGACCAGATCGACGCCACCCGCGTCGTCATCCGCGCCACGGAAGATCTCGATCCGACCAAGTCGGGCGTCGATATCTACCGGCTGATGAAGTACCAGCGCTCCAACCAGTCGACCTGCATCAACCAGCGTCCGCTGGTGAAGGTCGGCGACATCGTCAAGAAGGGCGACATCATCGCCGACGGTCCGTCGACCGATCTCGGCGAGCTCGCGCTCGGCCGGAACGTGCTCGTCGCGTTCATGCCGTGGAACGGCTACAACTTCGAAGACTCGATCCTGCTCTCCGAGCGGATCGTGAAGGAAGACGTGTTTACCTCAATTCATATCGAAGAATTCGAGGTGATGGCCCGCGACACCAAGCTCGGACCCGAAGAAATCACCCGCGACATTCCGAACGTCTCGGAAGAAGCGCTGAAGAACCTCGACGAAGCCGGCATCGTGTACATCGGCGCGGAAGTGCGCGCCGGCGACATCCTGGTCGGCAAGATCACGCCGAAGGGCGAAAGCCCGATGACGCCGGAAGAAAAGCTCCTGCGCGCCATCTTCGGCGAAAAGGCTTCCGACGTCCGCGATACCTCGCTGCGCGTTCCTCCGGGCGTGCAGGGCACCATCGTCGAAGTGCGCGTGTTCAACCGGCACGGCGTCGACAAGGACGAGCGTGCGCTGGCAATCGAGCGGGAAGAGATCGAGCGTCTGGCCAAGGACCGCGACGACGAGCAGGCGATCCTGGACCGCAACGTCTACAACCGTCTTGCCGAGCTGCTCGAAGGACGGCAGGGCATCGCCGGTCCGAAGGGCTTCAAGAAGGACACCAAGATCACCCGTGCGGTGCTCGAGGAGTACCCGAAGTCGCAGTGGTGGCTGTTTGCTTCGCCGAACGACAAGCTGATGGCCGAGATCGAGGCCATGCGGAAGCAGTACGACGAGTCGAAGAAGGGGCTGGAACAGCGCTTCCTCGACAAGGTCGAAAAGCTTCAGCGCGGTGACGAATTGCCGCCCGGCGTGATGAAGATGGTCAAGGTCTTCGTCGCAGTGAAGCGCAAGATCCAGCCCGGCGACAAGATGGCCGGCCGCCACGGCAACAAGGGCGTGGTGTCGAAGATCGTGCCGATCGAGGACATGCCGTTCCTCGAAGACGGTACGCATGCCGACATCGTGCTCAATCCGCTCGGCGTGCCCTCGCGCATGAACGTCGGACAGATCCTCGAGACCCATCTCGGCTGGGCCTGTGCCGGCCTCGGCAAGCGTATCGGCCAGACGGTCGATGCCTATTTGTCGAAGCAGGACATCAGGCCGCTGAAGGAAACCTTGAAGAAGGTCTACGGCGAGGACGAGACGATCAAGTCGCTCAACGACAACGAGTTGATCGAGCTCGGCCACAATCTGAGCCGCGGCGTTCCGATCGCGACGCCGGTGTTCGACGGCGCCAAGGAAGCCGACATCGAGGAGATGCTGAAGCTTGCCGGTCTGGACGCTTCGGGCCAGTCGACCGTCTATGACGGCCGCACCGGCGACGCCTTCGACCGCAAGGTGACGGTGGGCTACATCTACATGCTCAAGCTGCACCATCTCGTCGACGACAAGATCCACGCGCGTTCGATCGGTCCGTACTCGCTCGTTACCCAGCAGCCGCTGGGCGGCAAGGCGCAGTTCGGCGGCCAGCGCTTCGGTGAAATGGAAGTGTGGGCGCTCGAGGCTTACGGCGCGGCGTACACGCTCCAGGAGATGCTGACCGTGAAGTCGGACGACGTCGCCGGCCGTACCAAGGTGTACGAGGCGATCGTGCGTGGCGACGACACCTTCGAGGCCGGTATTCCGGAATCGTTCAACGTGCTGGTCAAGGAAATGCGCTCGCTCGGCCTCAACGTCGACCTGCACAATTCCAAGGTCGGACCGGGGACGGCGGAAGCGGCCGAGTAA